A stretch of the uncultured Cohaesibacter sp. genome encodes the following:
- a CDS encoding peptidoglycan DD-metalloendopeptidase family protein: MTNSIPNATPVPVYSQPMPPIVQANAQPVPVSASSNRVPVSVPVTSNRVDYTATASVKPNVLGGPPVVVSRFDSMPKAAPHKNQSRVASYRRQPVAAAPQVDVPVAYQPMPPKPVEQKRRFSISKFFSLPKSSPKPKAVDYRSTASIQPPAAIQPQTSNAPVTRKSTLNQQGFTAPRTSGHWTSAGGSMITALPGDDIQSLSRRYGVPEKAIADINGLVDQSFIAPGQQLIIPVYQQAHVQPTQPVQQRQPQKQVQNSWQSPTAQSSSIPTMPIALRVPKANPLRLQAKTPYAQRISRYQQQANAQNRHMVMAGDTLSGIASRYGVSTRDLARANGLSPNSRIRMGQRLKIPQKGVDYTSTASINRQPTVLSAVQQQKKQSPLRLSKLPKVKPRSISSAKSKVTRQKVASLKQPVGLPDKVMSDVPTKPAAKRVATKDLQFRWPVRGRIISNYGRKRDGGRNDGINLAVPEGTAVRVAESGTVIYAGDKLKGYGNLVLVQHSNGYVTAYAHNDRVMVNKGQQVRRGQIISQAGRSGDVDSPQLHFELRIKGDPVDPVPYLVSS, translated from the coding sequence GTGACCAATTCAATCCCGAATGCGACGCCAGTGCCGGTCTATTCGCAACCTATGCCGCCGATTGTTCAGGCAAACGCGCAACCCGTACCGGTGTCCGCCTCAAGCAACCGGGTGCCTGTGTCTGTTCCGGTCACGTCTAATCGAGTGGATTACACCGCTACTGCGTCGGTAAAGCCGAATGTGCTTGGCGGGCCTCCTGTCGTTGTTTCGCGTTTTGACAGCATGCCAAAGGCAGCGCCGCATAAGAATCAGTCGCGTGTTGCTTCCTATCGCAGGCAACCTGTCGCCGCTGCGCCACAGGTGGATGTTCCCGTTGCCTATCAGCCGATGCCACCAAAGCCGGTGGAGCAAAAACGCCGCTTCTCGATTTCAAAATTCTTCTCGTTGCCGAAATCATCGCCAAAACCAAAGGCCGTTGATTACCGTTCGACAGCGTCGATCCAGCCGCCTGCGGCCATTCAGCCTCAGACTTCCAACGCGCCAGTGACCAGAAAAAGCACTCTGAACCAACAGGGTTTTACTGCGCCGCGTACCAGCGGTCATTGGACAAGTGCTGGCGGGTCTATGATTACTGCCTTGCCGGGTGATGATATCCAAAGCCTGTCGCGCCGTTATGGCGTGCCTGAGAAAGCCATCGCCGACATCAACGGTCTGGTGGATCAGAGCTTTATTGCACCGGGTCAGCAGTTGATCATTCCTGTTTATCAGCAGGCCCACGTTCAGCCGACACAGCCCGTGCAGCAGCGCCAGCCGCAGAAACAGGTTCAGAATAGCTGGCAGTCTCCAACTGCCCAGTCGTCCAGCATCCCCACTATGCCGATCGCTTTGCGTGTGCCAAAGGCCAACCCACTGCGTCTGCAAGCTAAAACACCTTATGCCCAACGTATTTCTCGCTATCAGCAGCAGGCAAATGCGCAAAATCGGCATATGGTGATGGCCGGAGACACCTTGAGTGGCATCGCCAGTCGCTATGGTGTGTCGACCCGCGATCTGGCACGGGCCAATGGTCTTTCTCCCAATTCGCGCATTCGGATGGGACAGCGTTTGAAAATCCCGCAAAAGGGCGTTGATTACACCTCTACTGCATCGATCAATCGTCAGCCCACTGTACTGTCGGCTGTTCAGCAGCAGAAAAAGCAGTCGCCCTTGCGGTTGTCGAAACTGCCAAAAGTCAAGCCACGGTCCATCTCTTCTGCAAAATCGAAGGTGACCCGGCAGAAGGTGGCATCGTTAAAACAGCCGGTTGGTTTGCCAGATAAAGTCATGTCCGATGTGCCGACCAAGCCTGCCGCCAAACGCGTTGCTACCAAAGATCTGCAATTCCGCTGGCCTGTTCGTGGACGGATCATTTCCAACTATGGCCGCAAGAGGGATGGGGGTCGCAATGACGGCATCAATCTCGCGGTGCCTGAGGGAACGGCTGTTCGTGTGGCAGAAAGTGGAACGGTCATTTATGCCGGCGACAAGCTCAAAGGCTACGGCAATCTGGTTTTGGTCCAGCATAGCAATGGCTATGTGACAGCCTATGCGCATAATGACAGGGTCATGGTCAATAAAGGCCAACAGGTCCGTCGTGGTCAGATCATCTCGCAGGCCGGTCGGTCCGGGGATGTGGATAGCCCGCAGTTGCATTTTGAATTGCGGATCAAGGGTGATCCTGTGGATCCCGTTCCTTATCTCGTCAGCAGTTGA
- a CDS encoding twin-arginine translocase TatA/TatE family subunit — protein sequence MGQIGIWQIVIIAVVVVLLFGRGKISELMGDVAKGINSFKKGLKDEDTPQDAIENKPSETVSSDSEEKNKVS from the coding sequence ATGGGACAGATTGGTATCTGGCAGATTGTCATCATCGCGGTTGTGGTCGTATTGCTGTTCGGTCGTGGCAAAATCTCCGAATTGATGGGTGATGTGGCCAAAGGCATCAACAGCTTTAAAAAAGGCCTCAAAGACGAAGATACCCCGCAGGACGCGATCGAGAACAAGCCTTCTGAAACGGTTTCTTCTGACAGCGAAGAGAAAAACAAGGTCAGCTGA
- the tatB gene encoding Sec-independent protein translocase protein TatB — protein MFDIGWTEILVIVIVTILVVGPKELPGLLRTIGKTVGSMRKMAGDFQSQFNEALREAELDDVKNTIGDVRKLNPTNAIKDAVTKEIGSLNDVKEELKKDLNENTWDYDEAMADVAARKEAANTAAADLVDEGETQPVPEAITVASPEPVSKSVSEAAPDAPSVDAPADGEKTSADKTSAKAD, from the coding sequence ATGTTTGATATTGGTTGGACGGAAATACTCGTCATCGTCATTGTTACCATTTTGGTGGTCGGGCCAAAGGAATTGCCCGGTCTGCTGCGGACCATCGGCAAGACGGTGGGCAGCATGCGCAAGATGGCGGGGGACTTCCAAAGTCAGTTCAATGAAGCCTTGCGGGAAGCGGAGCTTGACGACGTCAAGAATACCATTGGCGACGTGCGCAAGCTGAACCCGACCAATGCCATCAAGGATGCTGTGACCAAGGAAATTGGCTCTCTTAATGACGTCAAAGAGGAACTGAAAAAGGACCTCAACGAAAATACCTGGGACTATGACGAAGCCATGGCTGATGTGGCGGCACGCAAAGAAGCCGCCAATACAGCGGCTGCGGATCTGGTTGATGAAGGCGAGACCCAGCCTGTCCCTGAAGCAATTACTGTCGCTTCCCCTGAGCCTGTTTCTAAGTCCGTATCAGAGGCTGCCCCTGATGCTCCTTCTGTTGATGCCCCGGCTGACGGGGAAAAAACGTCTGCTGACAAAACCAGCGCAAAGGCCGATTGA
- the serS gene encoding serine--tRNA ligase — protein sequence MFDIKWIRDNAESFDQGQIARGAEASSSRLIALDDARIAHTQTLQDAQQRRNAASKEIGKAKGAGDEEKAQALMAEVSDLKSIIQNGETKTRALQDELNEALSSLPNLALDDVPPGADEADNVLHHSWGDIPKMDFEPKEHYELGEALGGMDFEAAAKISGSRFVVLKGKLARLERAIGQFMIDLHVNEHGYDEVSVPTLVRSDAMYGTGQLPKFSEDAFHTDDDRWLIPTSEVPLTNLVRDNIIDGDQLPMRFTALSQCFRSEAGSAGRDTRGMLRQHQFNKVEMVSITDEDSSVAEQERMLSCAEAVLQKLGIAYRVMTLCCGDMGFGARRTFDIEAWLPGQNAYREISSVSTCGDFQARRMNARYRVPGEKHVKFVHTLNGSGVAVGRCMIAVMENYQTADGSIVIPEVLRPYMGGLEVISA from the coding sequence ATGTTTGATATCAAATGGATACGCGATAATGCGGAAAGCTTCGATCAAGGTCAGATTGCGCGTGGCGCCGAAGCCTCCTCGTCCCGTTTGATCGCACTGGATGACGCGCGGATCGCCCATACCCAGACCTTGCAGGATGCTCAGCAGCGCCGCAATGCCGCGTCGAAAGAAATCGGCAAAGCCAAAGGGGCTGGCGATGAGGAAAAAGCGCAGGCCCTGATGGCCGAAGTGAGCGACTTGAAAAGCATCATTCAGAACGGCGAAACCAAGACCCGTGCCTTGCAGGATGAGCTGAATGAAGCCTTGAGTAGCCTGCCGAACCTTGCGTTGGATGATGTGCCTCCCGGAGCGGATGAAGCGGACAATGTTCTGCATCACAGCTGGGGTGATATCCCCAAGATGGACTTCGAGCCAAAGGAGCATTACGAACTTGGCGAAGCATTGGGCGGGATGGATTTTGAAGCCGCTGCCAAGATTTCCGGTTCGCGCTTTGTTGTTCTGAAGGGCAAGCTGGCGCGGCTGGAACGGGCGATTGGCCAGTTTATGATTGATCTCCATGTCAATGAACATGGATATGATGAAGTGTCTGTGCCAACTCTGGTGCGCTCGGATGCGATGTATGGTACCGGACAGTTGCCGAAATTCTCCGAAGATGCCTTTCATACCGATGATGACCGCTGGCTTATACCGACGTCAGAGGTTCCGCTAACCAATCTGGTGCGTGACAACATCATTGACGGGGATCAGTTGCCCATGCGCTTTACGGCCTTGTCCCAGTGTTTTCGGTCCGAAGCCGGGTCGGCTGGGCGTGATACGCGCGGCATGTTGCGTCAGCACCAGTTCAACAAGGTCGAGATGGTTTCCATCACCGACGAGGACAGCTCTGTTGCCGAACAGGAGCGGATGCTTTCCTGCGCCGAAGCTGTGTTGCAGAAGCTGGGTATTGCCTACCGGGTGATGACCCTCTGCTGTGGCGACATGGGGTTTGGCGCGCGCCGCACGTTCGATATCGAAGCGTGGCTGCCGGGGCAGAATGCCTATCGCGAGATTTCGTCTGTTTCCACCTGCGGCGATTTTCAGGCCCGCCGAATGAACGCCCGCTATCGGGTGCCCGGTGAGAAACATGTGAAATTCGTGCACACGCTGAACGGATCCGGTGTCGCGGTTGGACGTTGCATGATTGCCGTGATGGAAAATTATCAGACTGCCGATGGGTCAATCGTGATTCCTGAGGTTCTGCGACCCTATATGGGTGGCCTTGAGGTGATCAGCGCGTGA
- a CDS encoding DUF1203 domain-containing protein: MTFQISGLAPDLFSHLFSLSDDALQQQDIQRCKVDENSGFPDRIGLRDMEVGETALLLNYEHLPVKSPYRSRHAIFISETPQAAAHYVDEVPLSLVNRIISLRAFDEADHIIQADLASGPDIKPMIEAMLQDPSVSYIHAHFAKPGCFAAEIRRT, encoded by the coding sequence ATGACGTTTCAAATTTCCGGATTGGCCCCTGATCTGTTCTCCCATCTCTTTTCGCTGTCAGATGACGCCCTCCAGCAGCAGGATATCCAGCGCTGCAAGGTGGATGAGAATTCAGGCTTTCCCGATCGCATCGGCTTGAGAGATATGGAGGTCGGGGAGACGGCCCTCTTGCTGAATTATGAGCATTTGCCCGTCAAGTCTCCCTATCGATCCCGCCACGCCATTTTCATCAGTGAAACGCCGCAGGCGGCAGCCCATTATGTGGACGAGGTGCCTTTGTCTCTCGTCAATCGGATCATTTCGTTACGTGCTTTTGATGAAGCCGATCACATCATTCAGGCAGATCTTGCCTCTGGCCCGGATATCAAGCCAATGATTGAAGCGATGTTGCAAGATCCGTCTGTCAGCTACATCCATGCCCATTTTGCCAAGCCGGGCTGCTTTGCAGCGGAAATTCGCCGCACTTGA
- a CDS encoding valine--tRNA ligase: protein MLEKTFDAAAVEPRLYDAWEETGAFKAGAGKKDGQDSFCIVIPPPNVTGSLHMGHALNNTLQDVMIRYHRMHGKDVLWQPGMDHAGIATQMVVERQLAANKEPSRREMGREKFLERVWQWKGESGGTIFNQLRRLGATADWSRERFTMDEGLSKAVQKVFIELYNDGLIYRGKRLVNWDPKFETAISDLEVENKEVDGHMWHFKYPLAGGKTYTYTEKDEDGNITFQEERDYISIATTRPETMLGDGAVAVHPSDERYAPIVGKFCEIPVGPKEHRRLIPIITDEYPDPEFGSGAVKITGAHDFNDYQVARRGNIPCYRLMDVKAALRADGAPYADCSALAVSIAKSGELPSETEVDAINLVPDEYRGLDRFEARNRIVAAINAEGLCVFAKDEDGTEVPYVESKKIMQPFGDRSGVVIEPMLTDQWFADAKTLAEPAIASVREGRTKFVPQNWEKTYFEWMENIEPWCISRQLWWGHQIPAWYGPEESVFVAYTEEEAMEQAKAKFGKAVELTRDPDVLDTWFSSALWPFSTLGWPDKTPELERYYQTDVLVTGFDIIFFWVARMMMMSMHFMKQEPFHTVYVHALVRDEHGAKMSKSKGNVIDPLDLVEEYGADAVRFTLTAMAAQGRDIKLATSRVAGYRNFGTKLWNATRFTQMNGCARVEGFDPNKVKETINRWIVTEVAKTAKEVSDAIETYRFNDAANGLYRFVWNLYCDWYIELSKPVLQAEGESAAKTETQACAAWVLDQICLLLHPLMPFITEELWAETGKTGPARDGLLILESWPSYDIVDTGAADEINWLVDVITAVRSVRSEMNIPPSSQLKLEIVGASEETKARLANQDAVLKRLARVEDIKISDDVPQGAAQVVVNEATIALPLAGVIDLSAEKARLEKEIDKITKVAGKFEAKLGNEKFLANAPDHIVAEQKAKLAEQNALKAKVQEALERILAAL, encoded by the coding sequence ATGTTGGAGAAAACATTCGATGCGGCGGCGGTTGAGCCGCGCCTTTATGATGCGTGGGAAGAAACCGGTGCCTTCAAGGCGGGCGCTGGCAAGAAGGACGGGCAGGACAGCTTCTGCATCGTGATCCCACCGCCGAATGTGACCGGTTCGCTCCATATGGGCCATGCGCTCAACAATACCCTTCAGGATGTAATGATCCGCTACCATCGCATGCATGGCAAGGATGTGCTTTGGCAGCCGGGCATGGACCATGCGGGCATTGCCACGCAGATGGTTGTTGAGCGCCAGTTGGCAGCCAACAAGGAGCCATCGCGCCGCGAGATGGGCCGCGAGAAATTTCTTGAGCGTGTCTGGCAGTGGAAGGGCGAGTCTGGTGGCACCATCTTCAACCAGCTGCGCCGTTTGGGTGCGACTGCTGACTGGTCGCGCGAGCGCTTCACGATGGATGAGGGCCTGTCGAAGGCCGTTCAGAAGGTTTTCATTGAGCTATATAATGACGGCCTGATCTATCGTGGCAAGCGGCTGGTTAACTGGGACCCGAAATTTGAAACTGCGATTTCCGATCTCGAAGTGGAGAATAAGGAAGTTGACGGCCATATGTGGCACTTCAAGTATCCGCTGGCAGGGGGGAAGACCTACACCTACACGGAGAAGGATGAAGACGGCAACATCACCTTCCAGGAAGAGCGTGACTATATTTCGATTGCCACGACCCGGCCTGAAACCATGCTGGGTGACGGCGCTGTTGCTGTTCATCCGTCTGATGAGCGCTATGCTCCGATTGTTGGCAAATTCTGTGAGATTCCGGTTGGTCCAAAAGAGCATCGCCGCCTGATCCCGATCATCACCGACGAATATCCAGATCCTGAGTTCGGGTCCGGTGCGGTAAAAATCACCGGCGCGCATGATTTCAACGACTATCAGGTTGCGCGTCGCGGCAATATTCCTTGTTACCGGCTGATGGATGTGAAAGCCGCGCTGCGTGCCGATGGTGCACCGTATGCGGATTGTTCCGCGCTGGCCGTTTCCATTGCCAAGTCCGGTGAGCTGCCGAGCGAGACGGAAGTGGATGCAATCAACCTTGTGCCCGATGAGTATCGCGGTCTGGATCGCTTTGAAGCGCGCAACCGGATTGTTGCTGCCATCAATGCCGAAGGCCTTTGCGTCTTTGCCAAGGATGAAGACGGCACGGAAGTGCCTTATGTCGAAAGCAAGAAAATCATGCAGCCATTCGGTGACCGTTCCGGCGTTGTCATCGAACCGATGCTGACCGATCAGTGGTTTGCCGACGCGAAGACGCTGGCCGAGCCAGCCATTGCGTCCGTGCGTGAGGGTCGCACCAAATTTGTGCCGCAGAATTGGGAAAAGACCTATTTCGAGTGGATGGAAAATATCGAGCCATGGTGTATTTCCCGTCAGCTCTGGTGGGGCCATCAGATCCCGGCATGGTATGGTCCGGAAGAATCCGTCTTTGTTGCCTATACTGAAGAAGAGGCGATGGAGCAGGCTAAGGCGAAGTTTGGCAAGGCCGTCGAGCTGACCCGCGATCCTGACGTGCTCGACACTTGGTTCTCCTCTGCTCTTTGGCCATTCTCAACCTTGGGCTGGCCGGACAAAACGCCTGAGTTGGAGCGTTATTACCAGACCGACGTTCTGGTCACCGGTTTTGACATCATCTTCTTCTGGGTTGCTCGCATGATGATGATGTCGATGCATTTCATGAAGCAAGAGCCGTTCCACACGGTCTATGTTCATGCGCTGGTGCGCGATGAGCATGGCGCGAAGATGTCCAAGTCTAAGGGCAATGTCATCGATCCTCTGGATCTGGTTGAAGAATATGGCGCGGATGCCGTTCGCTTCACCTTGACGGCGATGGCCGCGCAAGGCCGCGATATCAAACTGGCCACCAGCCGTGTTGCCGGTTACCGTAATTTCGGCACCAAGCTTTGGAATGCGACACGCTTCACCCAGATGAATGGCTGTGCCCGCGTGGAAGGGTTCGACCCTAACAAGGTCAAGGAAACCATCAACCGCTGGATCGTCACCGAAGTGGCCAAGACCGCGAAGGAAGTCTCCGACGCGATCGAGACCTATCGCTTCAACGATGCGGCCAACGGGCTCTATCGCTTTGTCTGGAACCTTTATTGCGACTGGTATATCGAGCTGTCAAAGCCTGTTTTGCAGGCGGAAGGCGAAAGCGCTGCGAAAACTGAAACGCAGGCTTGTGCTGCGTGGGTGCTGGATCAGATTTGTTTGCTGCTTCATCCGCTGATGCCATTCATCACCGAAGAGCTGTGGGCTGAAACTGGCAAGACCGGTCCGGCGCGCGATGGCCTGCTGATCCTTGAAAGCTGGCCGAGCTATGACATTGTCGACACGGGTGCAGCCGACGAGATCAACTGGCTGGTTGATGTCATCACGGCGGTGCGTTCGGTGCGTTCGGAAATGAATATTCCACCTTCGAGCCAGCTGAAGCTGGAAATCGTTGGAGCCAGTGAGGAAACCAAGGCGCGGCTTGCCAATCAGGATGCGGTGCTCAAGCGGCTGGCGCGCGTTGAAGACATCAAGATCTCTGACGATGTGCCGCAAGGCGCCGCACAGGTGGTGGTCAATGAAGCCACGATTGCGTTGCCATTGGCAGGTGTGATCGATCTCTCCGCTGAAAAGGCGCGCCTTGAGAAAGAGATCGACAAAATCACCAAAGTGGCTGGTAAATTCGAAGCCAAGCTGGGCAATGAGAAGTTTCTTGCCAATGCTCCCGATCACATTGTCGCCGAGCAAAAAGCAAAACTTGCAGAGCAGAATGCTCTGAAGGCGAAAGTGCAGGAAGCTCTTGAGCGCATTCTTGCCGCTCTGTAG
- the surE gene encoding 5'/3'-nucleotidase SurE, whose protein sequence is MRILLTNDDGINAPGLEVLEKIARSLSDDVWIVAPESEQSGMSHSLTLHDPLRLRELGEKRFAVQGTPTDCVIMGVGHVLPEKPDLVLSGVNRGQNMAEDVTYSGTVAGAMEGALLGIRSFALSQSYGWQSKDGVDWTCSREKGAEVVKSLLDHDLPFQTLLNINFPDCHPDDVQDIVFTKQGRRDQAQLTVEPRVDTRGQSYFWLGFQGRRSEPLPGTDLYAIYNQQISVTPLKLDLTDQVTLGKLG, encoded by the coding sequence ATGCGTATTCTGCTGACCAATGACGATGGTATCAATGCTCCGGGTCTGGAAGTTCTGGAGAAGATCGCTCGCTCCCTCTCTGATGATGTCTGGATTGTTGCGCCGGAAAGTGAGCAATCGGGGATGTCCCATTCTCTGACGCTGCATGATCCGTTGCGCTTGCGTGAGCTTGGCGAAAAACGCTTTGCGGTGCAGGGCACGCCGACCGATTGCGTGATTATGGGTGTTGGGCATGTCTTGCCGGAAAAACCCGATCTGGTCTTGTCAGGCGTCAACCGTGGGCAGAATATGGCCGAAGATGTGACCTATTCAGGCACTGTGGCCGGTGCGATGGAAGGGGCCTTGCTGGGCATTCGTTCTTTTGCACTCAGCCAGTCCTATGGTTGGCAATCAAAGGATGGTGTTGACTGGACCTGCTCGAGGGAAAAGGGTGCGGAAGTCGTCAAAAGCCTGCTCGATCATGATCTTCCTTTCCAGACCCTGCTCAATATCAACTTTCCTGATTGCCATCCCGATGACGTGCAAGACATTGTCTTCACCAAGCAGGGACGGCGGGATCAGGCTCAATTGACCGTTGAGCCGCGGGTTGACACCCGTGGGCAGAGCTATTTCTGGCTCGGCTTTCAAGGACGCCGATCTGAACCGCTGCCGGGCACCGATCTTTATGCCATCTATAATCAGCAGATCTCGGTAACACCGCTTAAACTTGATTTGACTGATCAGGTTACTTTGGGCAAGCTTGGGTGA
- the tatC gene encoding twin-arginine translocase subunit TatC: protein MTESEKELIEESKAPLISHLIELRSRLMKAVIAVVIAFLICFFFAADIFNILIIPYETAVGESRQVEMIFTAPQEYFFTQLKLALFGALFIAFPIIASQIYMFMAPGLYKHERQAFVPFLIATPILFAIGASLVFFVVMPLAMQFFLSMEQTGEGVAHITHLPKVSEYLGLIMTLIFAFGLVFQLPVVLTLLARAGLVDAEGLKAKRKYAVVATFVMAAVLTPPDPVSQLGLAVPTLLLYELSIWSVRLVEKRRLEKELEGEEFSKE, encoded by the coding sequence ATGACTGAAAGTGAAAAAGAGCTGATCGAGGAGAGCAAGGCTCCGTTGATCTCGCATTTGATCGAATTGCGCAGCCGACTGATGAAAGCGGTCATCGCTGTCGTTATAGCCTTCCTGATCTGCTTCTTCTTTGCCGCTGATATTTTCAATATTCTGATCATCCCTTACGAGACTGCTGTGGGTGAGTCGCGTCAGGTCGAAATGATCTTCACTGCACCGCAGGAATATTTCTTCACCCAGCTGAAACTGGCTCTATTCGGGGCTCTGTTCATCGCCTTTCCGATCATTGCCAGCCAGATCTATATGTTCATGGCACCGGGGCTTTATAAGCATGAGCGGCAGGCCTTTGTCCCGTTTCTGATCGCCACGCCGATCCTGTTTGCCATCGGGGCTTCGCTGGTCTTTTTCGTGGTCATGCCGCTGGCGATGCAATTCTTCCTGTCGATGGAGCAGACCGGGGAAGGGGTCGCGCATATTACCCACTTGCCGAAAGTGAGTGAATATCTCGGCTTGATCATGACCCTGATCTTTGCCTTCGGATTGGTGTTCCAGTTGCCGGTGGTGTTGACCTTGCTGGCGCGTGCCGGGCTGGTGGATGCCGAGGGCCTCAAGGCCAAGCGGAAATATGCCGTGGTGGCGACCTTCGTGATGGCTGCGGTTTTGACCCCGCCGGATCCTGTCAGTCAGCTTGGATTGGCGGTGCCAACGTTGCTGCTCTACGAGCTGTCGATCTGGTCGGTGCGGCTGGTTGAGAAAAGGCGCCTTGAAAAGGAACTGGAAGGCGAAGAATTCTCCAAAGAGTGA
- a CDS encoding DUF2497 domain-containing protein, which yields MSNSSAAKEPSMEEILASIRRIISDEEAAISQESAPEPEPEMPAGDTELSQDDLDALFDSPAPEPEPEPEPESEPEEDLEMDMAAAMAAEADEPEEDVLELQSDWQEPDIVEPHDDDLMFAEKEPEPEPEPAQPEASDFEQMVHETLEQKVPEMLKASMESEPTPTGPLPDVGRGSPLVSDEVSSIVTNAFGNLTHTILSSNPRTMENVVEDMLRPMLKAWLDQNLPIMVERLVRAEIERVSRGEQHFR from the coding sequence ATGTCGAATTCCAGTGCAGCTAAAGAACCCTCGATGGAGGAAATTCTGGCGTCCATTCGTCGCATTATTTCCGACGAGGAAGCTGCCATTAGTCAAGAGAGCGCGCCTGAACCTGAGCCGGAGATGCCTGCGGGTGACACCGAGCTGAGCCAGGATGATCTGGATGCGCTGTTTGACAGTCCTGCTCCGGAACCAGAGCCTGAACCCGAGCCAGAGTCGGAGCCTGAGGAAGATCTTGAAATGGACATGGCGGCGGCCATGGCGGCGGAAGCTGATGAACCGGAAGAAGATGTTCTAGAGCTTCAGAGTGATTGGCAAGAGCCCGACATTGTCGAGCCTCATGACGATGACCTGATGTTTGCGGAAAAAGAACCCGAGCCAGAGCCGGAACCTGCTCAGCCTGAAGCGTCTGACTTCGAACAGATGGTTCATGAAACGCTGGAGCAAAAGGTACCCGAAATGCTCAAGGCGAGCATGGAGAGCGAACCGACACCAACGGGACCTTTGCCTGATGTCGGGCGCGGATCGCCTTTGGTATCCGATGAGGTGTCTTCCATTGTCACCAATGCCTTTGGCAATCTGACCCACACGATCCTGTCGAGCAATCCGCGCACCATGGAAAATGTGGTCGAGGATATGTTGCGTCCAATGCTGAAGGCCTGGCTCGATCAGAATTTGCCGATCATGGTGGAGCGGCTTGTCCGCGCCGAGATCGAGCGAGTGTCCAGGGGTGAGCAGCATTTTCGCTGA
- a CDS encoding sigma-70 family RNA polymerase sigma factor — translation MADPISDLILRVALRDRSAFAALYEATSAKLFGICLRVLKDRPEAEEALQEAYVKIWNNASRFSVTANSPISWLAAIARNNAIDRLRARRPETVELDEELAGADESPDPERLVISSETGALISTCLEELEANRADAVRGAYLDGYSYQELADQFSVPLNTMRTWLRRSLISLRKCLEA, via the coding sequence ATGGCTGATCCGATTTCCGATCTCATTCTCCGCGTGGCCTTGCGTGATCGGTCGGCGTTTGCTGCGCTGTATGAGGCGACCAGTGCGAAACTTTTTGGCATCTGTCTTCGTGTCTTGAAAGACAGGCCTGAAGCGGAAGAGGCCTTGCAGGAAGCCTATGTGAAGATCTGGAACAATGCCTCGCGCTTTTCTGTCACGGCAAACAGCCCAATCTCCTGGCTCGCTGCGATCGCACGCAACAATGCCATTGATCGGCTGAGGGCAAGACGCCCGGAAACGGTGGAGCTTGATGAAGAGCTGGCAGGCGCTGACGAGAGCCCCGATCCGGAACGACTGGTGATAAGCAGCGAGACGGGGGCGCTGATTTCGACCTGTCTTGAAGAGCTTGAAGCAAACCGTGCCGACGCGGTCCGGGGTGCCTATCTCGATGGATATAGCTATCAGGAACTGGCCGATCAATTCAGTGTGCCCCTCAATACAATGCGGACTTGGCTGCGACGCAGCCTCATTTCCTTACGAAAGTGTCTTGAAGCATGA